Proteins from a genomic interval of Flammeovirgaceae bacterium SG7u.111:
- a CDS encoding FAD-dependent oxidoreductase, which translates to MKKGLIFIAMLLIAFGSFAQDPIFLETESFDKKGGWLIDQQSFDVIESSYLLAHGMGRPVKDASTKVTLPKAGKYYLWVRTKDWAPFPKGPGTFQVLIDGKPVGGTFGESGNDEWLWYEGGAFEAASENITLKLKDLTGFAGRCDAILITKSKKFTPPQDNEALKAFRKEMMPELMTPKEAGKFDLVVVGGGMAGLCSAISASRMGLKVALIQNRPVLGGNNSSEIRVHLMGRIDKNHYSKLGRIVRELDNGDPGNGNPVAKHYGDKRKLEVVNAEKNLSLFLNNHAFKVEKEGNKIKAVITRNIETNQESRFEGELFADCTGDGTIGFLAEADFRMGRESKAETNEPDAPEKADNFTLGTSNLWASLEHDTVSSFPEVPWALPFSDEYHIDEPRSDWQWETGFGNFNTIYEAEKIRDHNFRAVYGNWSYLKKNKPEEYAKRELAWVAHIGGKRESRRILGDHILTQMDIEEGKMYPDGCVTATWTIDLHFPNKENSKYFKGQEFFASTKHIRVKPYTIPYRCLYSRNVNNLFMAGRDISTTHIAFGSTRVMKTCGMMGEAVGYAAYVCKKYNDSPRAVYEKYLDEFIQLISEDMTPVSEGGR; encoded by the coding sequence ATGAAAAAAGGACTGATATTCATAGCAATGCTTCTGATAGCATTTGGCAGCTTTGCCCAAGATCCTATCTTTCTAGAGACAGAATCATTTGATAAAAAAGGAGGTTGGCTCATAGACCAACAATCTTTCGATGTAATAGAATCTTCTTACTTGCTTGCCCACGGCATGGGCAGGCCTGTAAAAGACGCTTCTACCAAAGTCACGTTGCCCAAGGCTGGCAAGTATTACCTCTGGGTTCGCACCAAAGACTGGGCGCCCTTCCCCAAAGGACCTGGTACTTTCCAAGTGCTTATTGATGGCAAACCAGTTGGTGGCACATTTGGCGAAAGTGGAAACGACGAATGGTTGTGGTACGAAGGCGGAGCATTTGAAGCAGCTTCGGAAAACATTACTTTAAAGCTGAAAGACCTTACAGGTTTTGCAGGAAGGTGTGACGCTATTTTGATCACAAAATCGAAGAAATTCACGCCTCCACAAGACAACGAAGCTCTCAAGGCTTTTCGCAAGGAAATGATGCCCGAGCTAATGACCCCTAAAGAGGCAGGCAAATTTGACCTAGTGGTTGTTGGTGGCGGAATGGCAGGACTTTGCTCGGCTATTTCTGCATCGAGAATGGGACTAAAGGTTGCGCTCATCCAAAACCGCCCTGTTTTGGGTGGAAATAACAGCTCAGAAATAAGGGTACACCTCATGGGAAGGATCGACAAGAACCATTATTCGAAGCTCGGCAGAATTGTACGTGAGCTGGATAACGGCGATCCTGGAAACGGAAACCCTGTAGCAAAACACTACGGAGACAAGCGGAAACTAGAAGTGGTTAATGCGGAGAAAAATCTTTCCTTGTTTTTGAACAATCATGCTTTTAAAGTAGAAAAAGAAGGAAACAAAATCAAAGCGGTGATTACCCGCAATATAGAGACGAATCAGGAATCAAGATTTGAAGGTGAGTTATTTGCCGACTGCACAGGCGATGGCACGATTGGCTTTTTGGCTGAAGCGGACTTCCGCATGGGAAGGGAAAGCAAGGCGGAAACCAACGAACCTGATGCACCTGAAAAAGCTGACAATTTTACCTTGGGAACCTCTAACCTTTGGGCTTCACTGGAACACGATACGGTTAGCAGCTTTCCCGAAGTACCTTGGGCGTTGCCGTTTTCAGATGAATACCACATAGACGAGCCTCGCTCAGACTGGCAATGGGAAACAGGCTTCGGAAACTTCAATACGATCTACGAAGCAGAAAAAATACGTGACCATAACTTCCGAGCTGTGTATGGCAACTGGTCGTACCTCAAGAAAAATAAGCCTGAAGAATATGCTAAACGAGAACTAGCTTGGGTAGCCCACATTGGAGGAAAAAGAGAATCGAGAAGAATTTTGGGTGACCACATCCTCACCCAAATGGACATAGAAGAAGGCAAAATGTATCCTGATGGCTGCGTAACCGCTACTTGGACGATCGACCTCCATTTCCCCAACAAGGAAAACAGCAAGTATTTCAAAGGACAAGAATTCTTTGCCTCTACCAAGCACATTCGCGTAAAGCCATACACCATTCCTTACCGTTGCTTGTACTCACGGAACGTGAACAACCTCTTTATGGCAGGGCGAGACATAAGTACCACCCACATAGCCTTTGGCAGCACCCGAGTGATGAAAACCTGTGGGATGATGGGTGAAGCTGTTGGCTATGCCGCTTATGTGTGCAAAAAATACAACGACTCGCCAAGAGCCGTATACGAAAAATACTTAGATGAATTTATCCAGCTTATTTCGGAAGATATGACTCCTGTAAGCGAAGGAGGAAGATAA
- a CDS encoding class II aldolase/adducin family protein gives MNLEMMHPRDQVHMIIDLIYKDEMTTTSGGNVSVLDVHGNMWITPSAIDKGTLTPKDIVCVKKDGTIEGLHKPSSEFPFHRAIYECRPDLKAIIHAHPPALVSFSIVRKIPNTKVIPQAKYLCGEVGYAPYKLPGSEELGASIAEEFKKGLNSVIMENHGTVVGGSSLFKTFQRFETLEFCARTIIQASQVGTPRYLSDEQIHKFEHQDNLLPEFDVDFYPSDEREIRTDICKFVRRACRQHLMISSYGTVSVRWKDNDFLITPTGIDRRHIDLSDIVQIKNGKREKGKIPSRSVNLHAKIYAENPEINSIILTQSPHATAYSIAYEKLDTHTIPESYILLKDIPMIPFGNQFKDSDLIPKTISIETPIALIQNDSILVTGKSLLETFDRLEVAEFSAKSLISSLSIGNMVPIEDNEIEEIKKKFLS, from the coding sequence ATGAATTTAGAAATGATGCACCCTAGGGATCAGGTACACATGATTATCGACCTGATCTACAAAGATGAAATGACAACCACTTCGGGTGGAAATGTTTCAGTTTTGGATGTTCACGGTAACATGTGGATTACCCCAAGTGCCATAGACAAAGGTACGCTTACCCCAAAAGACATAGTTTGCGTGAAGAAAGATGGAACTATTGAAGGTTTGCACAAGCCTTCTTCCGAATTTCCTTTCCACCGAGCTATTTACGAATGCCGCCCCGATCTCAAAGCGATCATCCATGCGCACCCACCAGCGTTGGTTTCTTTCAGTATAGTAAGGAAAATACCAAACACAAAAGTAATTCCTCAAGCAAAGTACCTATGCGGAGAAGTAGGTTACGCCCCGTACAAACTTCCGGGTAGCGAAGAGCTTGGCGCAAGCATAGCCGAGGAATTTAAAAAGGGGCTAAACTCCGTGATCATGGAAAACCACGGTACGGTAGTAGGCGGAAGCAGCTTGTTCAAAACCTTCCAACGCTTCGAGACACTGGAGTTTTGTGCTAGAACCATTATCCAAGCTAGCCAGGTTGGAACACCAAGATACCTCAGCGACGAGCAGATTCATAAATTTGAACACCAAGACAATTTACTTCCCGAGTTTGATGTAGATTTTTACCCTTCTGACGAAAGGGAAATAAGGACAGACATCTGCAAGTTTGTGAGAAGGGCTTGCCGTCAGCATTTGATGATCAGTTCTTACGGAACTGTTTCGGTAAGATGGAAAGATAACGATTTCCTCATTACCCCAACGGGCATAGACCGTAGGCATATTGACTTGAGTGACATTGTCCAAATTAAAAATGGAAAACGTGAAAAAGGAAAAATACCTAGCCGTTCAGTTAACTTGCATGCAAAAATTTATGCGGAAAATCCTGAAATAAACTCTATCATCCTTACGCAATCTCCACATGCTACGGCATATTCAATTGCCTACGAAAAACTGGATACACATACTATTCCCGAAAGTTATATTTTGCTCAAGGACATCCCAATGATCCCATTTGGAAACCAGTTCAAAGACAGCGACCTGATTCCTAAAACCATTTCTATAGAAACACCGATCGCCCTCATCCAAAACGATTCTATTTTGGTGACAGGCAAATCGTTGCTTGAAACTTTCGACAGATTGGAAGTAGCAGAGTTTAGTGCTAAATCACTGATCAGCAGCCTGTCTATTGGCAACATGGTACCAATAGAAGACAACGAAATTGAGGAAATAAAGAAGAAATTCTTGAGTTAA
- a CDS encoding CocE/NonD family hydrolase translates to MKTFQKTILVVCSFLLSASLWAQEAKPTINQDSLFMRENYMKKEFMIPMRDGVKLYTAVYMPTDESEKYPFLMKRTCYSSRPYGEDMFPRSLGPSKFLMRDKYIFVYQDVRGRYMSEGTFDNMRPHIENKKGKKQIDESSDTYDTIEFLLKELKGKHNGRFGQWGISYPGFYTIAGAVDAHPALKASSPQAPISDFFFDDFHHHGAYLQSYWLATPVFGYQKSEQTTSSWYPMVRPETNDGYEFYMDMGPLKNADKYFKEDNFFWQQLKSHPNYDEFWQKRSILPHLKNINHAIMTVGGWFDAEDLFGPLNIYKTIERTSPDTYNTIVMGPWSHGDWAREKGYQAVSNVYFGDSISTFYQREIEFNFFGKMLKDKTTEALPDAYMFDTGVKEWKKFDVWPPRDQKPVRLFFKEGEQLVFEEPADADKTKFEYLSDPAKPVPYTEDVKVVFTPRKYMADDQRFSSKRPDVITFETEVLEEDMVLAGEIIAKLMVATTGTDADWIVKLIDVYPSDHEDYDINPKHIKMGGYQQLVRSETFRGRFRNSYEKPEPFEPGKPTEVSFPLQDILHTFKKGHKVMIQIHSTWFPLIDRNPQKYVDNIFEANEEDFIKATQTVYGSSFIQVGGTHGMNSLEIIKK, encoded by the coding sequence ATGAAAACATTTCAAAAAACTATTCTGGTAGTATGTTCCTTCTTGCTTTCGGCAAGTTTGTGGGCGCAAGAAGCCAAGCCTACTATCAATCAGGATTCGCTCTTTATGCGGGAGAACTATATGAAAAAGGAGTTCATGATCCCGATGAGGGACGGGGTGAAGCTGTACACTGCGGTGTATATGCCCACAGATGAAAGCGAGAAATATCCTTTTTTGATGAAGAGAACTTGTTATTCTTCTAGGCCCTATGGCGAAGATATGTTCCCTAGGTCTTTGGGACCTTCGAAGTTCCTGATGCGCGATAAGTACATTTTTGTGTACCAAGATGTGCGAGGCAGGTATATGTCGGAAGGAACGTTTGATAATATGCGTCCCCACATTGAAAACAAGAAGGGCAAAAAGCAAATAGATGAAAGCTCCGATACGTACGATACCATTGAGTTTTTGCTGAAAGAGCTAAAGGGCAAGCACAACGGAAGGTTTGGCCAGTGGGGGATTTCCTACCCTGGGTTCTATACCATAGCCGGAGCGGTAGATGCGCACCCTGCGCTAAAGGCTTCTTCGCCCCAAGCGCCTATTTCAGATTTCTTCTTTGATGATTTCCACCACCACGGTGCGTACTTGCAAAGCTATTGGTTGGCTACACCAGTGTTTGGTTATCAGAAGTCGGAACAAACTACCAGCAGTTGGTACCCTATGGTAAGGCCAGAAACCAACGATGGTTATGAGTTTTATATGGACATGGGACCGCTCAAAAATGCGGATAAGTATTTTAAAGAGGACAATTTCTTCTGGCAGCAATTGAAGTCGCATCCCAATTACGATGAGTTTTGGCAGAAGAGAAGTATTTTGCCCCATTTGAAGAATATCAACCATGCAATTATGACCGTAGGCGGTTGGTTCGATGCGGAAGACTTGTTCGGCCCGCTGAATATTTACAAGACTATTGAAAGAACTTCGCCCGATACCTACAACACCATAGTGATGGGACCTTGGAGTCACGGAGACTGGGCGAGAGAAAAAGGCTACCAAGCGGTGAGCAATGTCTATTTTGGCGATAGTATCTCTACATTTTACCAACGAGAAATAGAATTTAACTTCTTTGGCAAAATGCTGAAAGATAAAACTACAGAGGCGTTGCCCGATGCCTACATGTTTGACACTGGCGTGAAGGAGTGGAAGAAGTTTGATGTATGGCCACCGAGAGATCAGAAGCCTGTTCGCTTGTTCTTCAAGGAAGGGGAGCAGCTGGTGTTTGAAGAGCCTGCGGATGCGGACAAAACCAAGTTTGAGTACTTGAGCGATCCTGCCAAGCCTGTTCCTTATACCGAAGATGTAAAGGTGGTATTTACCCCAAGGAAATACATGGCCGATGATCAGCGCTTCTCAAGCAAAAGACCAGATGTAATCACCTTTGAGACGGAAGTGCTGGAAGAGGATATGGTACTGGCTGGGGAGATCATAGCCAAGCTTATGGTAGCTACTACCGGCACAGATGCCGACTGGATAGTAAAACTGATAGATGTGTACCCTTCTGACCATGAGGATTATGATATAAACCCGAAGCACATCAAAATGGGTGGGTATCAGCAGTTGGTGCGAAGCGAAACGTTCCGTGGTAGGTTCAGAAATAGCTACGAGAAGCCTGAGCCGTTTGAGCCGGGCAAGCCTACGGAGGTAAGCTTTCCTCTGCAAGATATCTTGCATACTTTTAAGAAAGGGCACAAAGTCATGATCCAAATCCACAGCACGTGGTTTCCTTTGATAGACCGAAACCCTCAGAAATATGTAGACAACATCTTTGAGGCCAACGAAGAGGATTTCATAAAAGCTACCCAAACGGTTTATGGCTCGTCTTTTATTCAGGTAGGTGGTACGCACGGAATGAACTCGCTGGAGATTATTAAGAAGTAG
- a CDS encoding M28 family peptidase — MKLFSTLSAILLSLSLSAQTADSEDQKYYDIIQAVSADRIEQDIKKLVSFGTRHTLSDTVSETRGIGAARRWIKSEFDKISTDCDGCLEVSFLSNVVKGDPETRIKEDLTIVSVLAIKRGTKYPNRFIIMSGDIDSRVSDVMNATADSPGANDNATGMAGAMEAARVLSKYDFESSIIFAGLSGEEQGLFGGKYMAEFAKKEGWEIIGVLNNDMIGNIEGVNGVIDNRSFRIFSEPTPVTETERQRSRRRFYGGEVDGISRQLARYVHKMTSKYMPEMNPTMIYRLDRFGRGGHHRPFNDTGFAGIRIMETNENYTRQHQDLREEDGIKYGDVIEGVNFDYAAKLTAVNAINLAGLAWAPPAPAEVEIAGMVQPSTSLKWKAIEDENLVGYKIYWRETTAPQWQYSRFVGKISEFLLEGIVIDNYLFGVAAVGKDGTESQVVFPSGVYRREK, encoded by the coding sequence ATGAAATTATTTAGCACCCTCAGTGCCATTTTACTCTCACTGTCGCTATCTGCCCAAACGGCGGACTCGGAAGACCAAAAGTATTACGACATCATCCAAGCAGTTTCAGCCGACCGCATCGAACAGGACATTAAAAAGCTTGTCTCTTTTGGCACTAGGCATACCCTTTCCGATACGGTTTCCGAAACCCGAGGCATAGGTGCGGCCAGAAGGTGGATCAAATCTGAGTTTGATAAAATTTCTACTGACTGTGACGGCTGTTTGGAGGTGAGCTTCTTGAGCAATGTAGTAAAAGGCGATCCTGAAACGAGGATAAAAGAAGACCTCACAATAGTAAGCGTGTTGGCGATAAAGCGAGGTACAAAATATCCGAACCGTTTCATTATTATGTCGGGTGATATTGATAGCCGGGTGAGCGATGTAATGAACGCAACCGCCGACTCTCCTGGGGCAAATGATAATGCCACGGGCATGGCTGGCGCTATGGAAGCTGCACGTGTGCTTTCGAAGTACGACTTCGAGTCGAGCATTATCTTCGCAGGGCTTTCGGGTGAAGAGCAGGGCCTTTTTGGAGGCAAATACATGGCGGAATTTGCCAAAAAAGAAGGCTGGGAAATCATCGGCGTATTGAACAATGATATGATCGGCAACATTGAAGGAGTTAATGGCGTGATAGACAACAGGAGTTTCCGAATATTCTCCGAGCCAACCCCAGTTACGGAAACCGAAAGGCAACGCAGCCGCAGAAGGTTTTATGGAGGTGAAGTAGATGGCATTTCTAGGCAGCTAGCTCGCTATGTCCATAAAATGACCTCTAAGTACATGCCTGAAATGAACCCGACCATGATTTACCGACTGGATAGGTTTGGGCGAGGAGGGCATCACCGCCCCTTCAACGACACAGGCTTTGCAGGCATTCGAATCATGGAAACAAATGAGAACTATACTCGTCAGCACCAAGATTTGCGAGAAGAAGATGGCATCAAATATGGAGACGTGATAGAAGGTGTGAACTTCGACTATGCAGCCAAACTCACGGCGGTGAATGCCATCAATTTGGCTGGCTTGGCGTGGGCACCGCCTGCTCCTGCCGAGGTAGAAATCGCAGGGATGGTTCAGCCATCTACCTCGCTAAAATGGAAAGCCATTGAAGACGAAAACTTGGTTGGCTACAAAATCTACTGGAGAGAAACCACCGCTCCACAGTGGCAATATTCCCGGTTTGTAGGCAAGATAAGCGAGTTCCTTTTGGAAGGAATCGTGATTGACAACTACCTCTTCGGTGTAGCGGCTGTAGGAAAAGATGGCACGGAAAGCCAAGTAGTTTTCCCATCAGGAGTGTATAGAAGGGAAAAGTAA
- a CDS encoding family 43 glycosylhydrolase has translation MIEKFNPYIATILSLLATSLILSSCSQQQKGGQPAQGDFPWDIPQQKPDREMSEAMERLYTNYLTPRPEDNELFSSFKYTRLKGFDYHGGDGTVSRRDPSKVMFENGKYYVWYTKRDTPVPPQGADKSNDTIPSTDWDLCEIWYATSEDGLNWEEQGVAVPRPPKPEVGWRSVSTPDVLKYKGKYYLYYQGFMEASGKKGDHCPVTASSAESPDGPWTACGKIVVENGKPGTWDQFSIHDPYPLVYKDKIYLYYKAAFGDRPEYLVANGLATAEDPLGPFAKHPLNPVLNSSHETAYFPFKEGIATLVIRNGNESNTIQYAPDGVNFNIASVTSLMPTAAGPFVPDAFDSKGNGRGITWGLSHFTNFAQSRERNYSALARFDCDLSLDVDDPGMKNTQIWLKPDVYFSQGLNKKQQDQRLSGK, from the coding sequence ATGATAGAGAAATTCAATCCGTATATCGCAACCATTCTTTCGCTTTTAGCAACAAGTCTGATCTTAAGTTCGTGTTCTCAGCAGCAAAAAGGAGGTCAGCCAGCCCAAGGAGATTTTCCGTGGGACATTCCTCAGCAAAAGCCTGACCGGGAAATGAGCGAGGCAATGGAACGCCTTTACACCAACTACCTCACCCCTCGTCCCGAAGACAACGAGCTGTTTTCAAGCTTCAAATACACACGCCTCAAAGGCTTCGATTACCACGGTGGAGATGGCACAGTCTCCCGAAGAGACCCTTCCAAAGTGATGTTTGAAAATGGGAAATATTATGTGTGGTACACAAAAAGAGACACCCCCGTTCCCCCTCAAGGCGCAGACAAAAGCAACGACACAATCCCCTCTACCGACTGGGATTTGTGCGAAATATGGTATGCGACAAGCGAAGACGGGCTCAACTGGGAAGAGCAAGGAGTGGCAGTCCCTCGCCCTCCAAAACCTGAGGTAGGCTGGCGCTCGGTCTCCACACCCGATGTATTGAAGTACAAGGGAAAATACTACCTGTATTACCAAGGGTTTATGGAAGCAAGTGGAAAAAAAGGCGATCATTGCCCAGTAACTGCTTCCTCAGCCGAATCGCCCGATGGCCCTTGGACTGCTTGTGGCAAAATAGTGGTGGAAAACGGCAAGCCTGGCACTTGGGACCAATTTTCAATCCACGATCCTTATCCTTTGGTGTATAAGGACAAAATTTACCTTTACTACAAAGCAGCTTTTGGAGATCGCCCCGAATACTTGGTAGCCAATGGACTTGCGACAGCAGAAGATCCTTTAGGACCATTTGCCAAACATCCCCTCAATCCGGTTTTGAACTCTAGCCACGAGACCGCCTACTTCCCTTTCAAAGAAGGAATTGCGACGTTGGTGATTCGAAACGGCAACGAAAGCAACACGATCCAATACGCTCCTGATGGAGTGAATTTCAACATTGCTTCAGTAACTTCTCTAATGCCAACTGCCGCTGGTCCTTTTGTCCCCGATGCATTCGATAGCAAGGGAAACGGAAGAGGGATCACTTGGGGACTTTCCCATTTCACAAACTTTGCCCAATCAAGAGAAAGGAACTACAGCGCACTGGCTAGGTTCGATTGCGACCTCAGCCTAGATGTAGACGACCCAGGAATGAAAAACACACAAATTTGGCTTAAGCCCGATGTTTATTTCTCACAAGGACTTAACAAAAAGCAACAAGATCAGCGGCTGTCAGGAAAATAA
- a CDS encoding DUF1460 domain-containing protein, with product MKKILLFSLLIFTSVQVFSQVTCTKADTARVEALLIKAKANDWKGLPMGDLVIRVGKEFLGTPYVAKTLEVNGLEEKLVVNFSGLDCTTFLENTVVFARIIKQGKFSFDAYLKELENVRYKGGELNGYLSRLHYFSDWIREKSELGMVTNVGVQIGETYQKSLDFMSKHRSAYTQLADDATFEAIQAYETTLKNSKISHVPQTKIEGLEHLIQDGDLIAFTTNLDGLDVTHVAIAIHQKGRLYFMHASSKSNEVEISPKTVADYVNGRKISTGIMVARLL from the coding sequence ATGAAAAAGATACTCTTATTTTCCCTGTTGATTTTTACCTCTGTTCAGGTTTTTTCCCAAGTTACTTGCACCAAAGCCGATACCGCAAGGGTAGAAGCACTTCTTATAAAAGCGAAGGCGAATGATTGGAAAGGTTTGCCCATGGGCGATTTGGTTATCCGAGTGGGAAAAGAGTTTTTGGGGACTCCCTATGTGGCTAAAACCTTGGAGGTAAATGGGCTGGAAGAGAAGTTGGTAGTTAATTTTTCGGGCTTAGATTGTACCACTTTTTTGGAGAATACGGTAGTTTTTGCTCGCATCATCAAGCAAGGAAAGTTTAGTTTTGATGCCTACCTCAAAGAGCTAGAAAATGTGCGGTACAAAGGTGGGGAGCTGAACGGATATCTTTCACGGCTGCATTATTTTTCAGATTGGATACGCGAGAAATCTGAGCTTGGGATGGTCACTAATGTAGGTGTGCAAATAGGGGAGACCTACCAAAAATCACTGGACTTTATGAGCAAGCACCGTAGTGCTTATACCCAATTGGCAGACGATGCTACTTTTGAAGCGATACAAGCTTACGAAACTACGCTGAAAAACAGTAAGATAAGCCATGTGCCTCAAACTAAAATTGAAGGTTTGGAACACCTCATTCAAGATGGCGACCTGATAGCTTTTACCACCAACCTCGATGGCTTAGATGTTACCCATGTTGCTATTGCCATTCATCAAAAGGGCAGGCTGTATTTCATGCATGCATCGAGCAAAAGCAATGAGGTGGAGATTTCCCCTAAAACCGTTGCCGATTATGTAAATGGCAGGAAAATCTCCACGGGGATAATGGTGGCTAGGCTGTTATAG
- a CDS encoding T9SS type A sorting domain-containing protein — MKVIYLIVAMAFSQFVVAQSLYKSSIDAGGASVTNEGLEVIYTIGEIFVSEKKSVSTGLSEGFISDWFTTVVALDDSGFQQRLILYPNPSSSFFAISTDLKIDKLIIYDLHGKEVRVVGKTDGQIMIEALPAGLYTLKFFVGKRFLTKRLVVEK, encoded by the coding sequence ATGAAAGTGATTTATCTTATTGTAGCAATGGCTTTTAGCCAATTTGTAGTAGCGCAGAGCTTGTACAAAAGTAGTATTGATGCTGGTGGGGCAAGTGTTACCAATGAGGGGTTGGAGGTGATTTATACCATAGGTGAAATATTTGTTTCAGAGAAAAAGTCAGTAAGCACGGGTCTTTCCGAAGGCTTTATAAGCGACTGGTTTACCACGGTAGTAGCCTTGGATGATTCTGGATTTCAACAGCGTTTGATACTTTATCCAAACCCATCTTCCTCATTTTTTGCTATATCAACTGACCTCAAAATAGATAAGCTGATCATCTATGATTTGCACGGAAAGGAAGTAAGGGTAGTGGGAAAAACTGATGGGCAAATTATGATAGAAGCTTTACCCGCAGGGCTGTACACGCTCAAATTTTTCGTAGGCAAACGTTTTTTAACTAAAAGACTAGTGGTTGAGAAATAA
- a CDS encoding tail fiber domain-containing protein, with protein sequence MAQVQGINYKALIKSEGNDVLANQNIIMQFTILEGAGQTVIYQETHNPATDANGIVIVNIGEGTVVSGIFEDIDWSGEILSLKTEINTGNGLVDMGTTAFKSVPMALSSITAQKSIIANMAKTAFASDSAQVALKAEEATFAFKSDSARVAMKADSSLVAVMSDTAKVAMKSEDNKWEISGDDIFNNNSGRLGFSVSDPKVKYHFAADERLLIGNDTVGAGDKIMWLPDLHAFRVGTVATGAASTYWDRDSTGLYSFASGLNTRAQGFGATAMGRDTEATNSYAFASGFFTNADGQYSTAMGFNTDAFALGSTALGYSTDAEASYAFAAGYFAEAQAIYSIALGNAVKAQSYSSIALGRYNEGVGNAASWVPTDPIFEVGIGTGPSTRANAVTILKNGDVGIGTTSPIVKLHIAGGGDASFADGSGYLQIGNEWGANVVFDENEIIARSNGTASTLFLQHEGGDVSVGGSVVHSSDRRLKKDINPIHYGLKEVMALRPVAYYWKNREQEHKSLGLIAQDVKPVISEIVQQSNPENDMLSVDYTEIIPVLIKALQEQQAIIEKQKKEIGSLKTEVSQLNELDVRVKKMEELLKAMKQ encoded by the coding sequence ATGGCACAGGTACAGGGAATCAACTATAAAGCTTTGATAAAGAGCGAAGGAAATGATGTGCTAGCCAATCAAAATATTATTATGCAATTCACCATTTTGGAAGGGGCTGGGCAAACTGTTATCTACCAAGAGACACACAATCCAGCTACCGATGCAAACGGAATCGTTATCGTCAATATCGGTGAAGGCACGGTTGTAAGTGGTATTTTTGAAGATATAGATTGGAGCGGGGAAATCCTTTCTCTGAAAACGGAAATAAATACAGGAAACGGGCTTGTTGATATGGGAACTACCGCTTTTAAATCCGTACCCATGGCGCTATCTTCCATAACTGCTCAAAAATCAATAATAGCCAATATGGCAAAAACTGCATTTGCTTCCGACTCAGCTCAAGTTGCATTGAAAGCTGAAGAGGCAACTTTTGCTTTCAAATCGGATTCTGCAAGGGTCGCTATGAAAGCTGATTCCTCATTGGTTGCAGTAATGTCTGACACAGCAAAAGTTGCCATGAAATCGGAAGATAATAAATGGGAAATAAGTGGGGATGATATTTTTAACAACAATTCGGGAAGGCTTGGGTTTTCGGTTTCTGATCCAAAGGTCAAATACCATTTTGCGGCAGATGAAAGGCTTCTTATAGGAAACGATACGGTTGGCGCTGGCGATAAGATAATGTGGTTGCCCGATTTGCATGCGTTCCGTGTGGGTACGGTAGCGACAGGAGCAGCCAGCACTTATTGGGATAGAGATAGCACGGGGCTTTATTCCTTTGCCTCGGGCTTGAATACCAGAGCACAAGGTTTTGGCGCTACTGCAATGGGAAGGGATACGGAGGCTACCAATAGTTATGCCTTTGCCTCAGGCTTTTTCACCAATGCCGATGGGCAATATTCAACAGCTATGGGTTTCAATACCGATGCTTTTGCGTTAGGATCAACTGCTTTGGGTTATTCTACTGATGCCGAAGCTAGTTATGCATTTGCGGCAGGTTATTTTGCCGAGGCACAAGCCATTTACTCTATAGCACTTGGTAATGCTGTAAAGGCCCAATCTTACTCCTCTATTGCACTTGGTAGGTACAATGAAGGGGTAGGGAATGCTGCTTCTTGGGTTCCTACAGACCCTATTTTTGAAGTTGGGATTGGAACAGGGCCTTCAACGAGGGCAAATGCGGTAACTATTCTGAAGAACGGAGATGTAGGCATTGGTACAACCAGCCCCATAGTAAAATTACATATTGCTGGAGGTGGCGATGCTTCATTTGCCGATGGGTCGGGCTATTTACAAATAGGGAATGAATGGGGAGCGAATGTAGTGTTTGATGAAAACGAAATCATTGCACGGAGCAACGGAACAGCCTCGACTCTTTTTTTACAACATGAAGGAGGCGATGTATCGGTAGGAGGTTCTGTTGTACACTCTTCTGATAGGCGACTAAAGAAAGACATCAACCCAATTCATTATGGATTGAAAGAAGTGATGGCTTTAAGGCCTGTTGCCTATTACTGGAAAAATAGGGAGCAAGAGCATAAGTCATTAGGCTTGATAGCTCAAGATGTGAAGCCGGTTATTAGTGAAATAGTCCAGCAAAGCAATCCGGAGAATGATATGCTAAGTGTGGATTATACCGAAATCATTCCTGTGCTCATAAAGGCATTGCAAGAGCAACAAGCTATCATAGAAAAGCAGAAAAAGGAGATTGGTAGCCTAAAAACAGAAGTAAGCCAACTTAACGAATTGGATGTGCGGGTGAAAAAAATGGAGGAACTCTTAAAAGCGATGAAACAATGA